From a region of the Panicum virgatum strain AP13 chromosome 2K, P.virgatum_v5, whole genome shotgun sequence genome:
- the LOC120694853 gene encoding plant intracellular Ras-group-related LRR protein 6-like — MDETTGDPPASPRSRLRPRTLAPATELNLSAAATDHAGVKNANLCIEQTPQLQPHSTRALPGKMTTLRKLPLTASPMRTPRSSLVSAPTTALLKYLRSRLPSDKEGSGSTSTPIKDDDIVAASQSSSSSKELDLSDLEMTSVPASA, encoded by the exons ATGGATGAGACGACGGGCGATCCGCCTGCTTCTCCTCGCAGTCGCCTCCGGCCACGGACGCTGGCGCCAGCTACCGAGCTCAacctgtcggcggcggcgacggaccACGCGGGAG TGAAGAACGCAAACCTCTGTATCGAGCAGACCCCGCAACTTCAACCTCATTCAACACGAGCTCTTCCAG GTAAAATGACTACCCTCAGAAAGCTTCCGCTTACTGCAAGTCCTATGAGAACACCTAGGAG TTCATTGGTATCTGCACCAACAACTGCATTATTGAAGTATCTGAGGAGTCGACTTCCATCTGATAAGGAAG GATCGGGCAGCACAAGCACCCCGATAAAAGATGACGACATTGTTGCAGCGAGTCAATCGTCCTCATCTTCAAAG GAATTGGACTTGAGCGATCTTGAGATGACCAGTGTACCAGCTTCGGCATAG
- the LOC120694856 gene encoding B3 domain-containing protein Os07g0679700-like isoform X1, protein MAMAAAVAKRCMNPACGAPATGAGGDWRKGWPLRSGAFALLCDKCGLAYEQFVFCDIFHQKESGWRDCSFCGKRLHCGCVASKNSYDLLDSGGVQCVTCMRNSAAQSASGQVVPKLFPCQNNPHIFSRSDELLSGRKFEQSPSLVLDSRNDDLAIVNKSNHPFMVKSIEVGQSSSILRQKEIENGSRQIKWEQPTLSIGDMGIPFLTRSQSALESPQCTRRDDNKDPTTDSTTSESISEACLSMSLGIANNGNKMEATSTVERPILSPTTAIAEGRELTTALSPFQHAQRARHFLTRPPRVGEGAVFDPTRDIFPHLRVARPPAEGRGRNQLLPRYWPRITNHELLQISGDSNSTIVPLFEKVLSASDAGRIGRLVLPKACAEAYFPPISQPEGRPLTIQDARGKEWHFQFRFWPNNNSRMYVLEGVTPCIQSLQLQAGDTVTFSRIEPGGKLVMGFRKATNTVSLPDSQISAIANGSLLSETLFSTANDNLGVVSGYPGFLQSIKGNADLHPSSLYDHHMNSADGDVSWLKADKFGSRPDEGSLQFLQKRSRNIGSKSRRFLIDAEDAMELKLTWEEAQELLRPAPTSKPTIVMIEDYEFEEYDEPPVFAKRSIFTIRATGEQDQWIQCDNCSKWRRLPLTVVIASKWTCTENSWDPKSCSCSAPEELTPKELQSVLQQYEEMRRRKGNYGLKLNVAEMDASNLDALATAAVFGDVGNQGTASVATTTKHPRHRPGCTCIVCIQPPSGKGPKHNPSCTCNVCMTVRRRFKTLMMRKKQRQSEREEAEASKKVAWMNRDEPEGSNLSRSPQTLDTTRDSSDVAMFDKVADMNKGHIDLNFHPAVRDDHQGQHGTQQPRPVSMMGLMEVASRPLDNYMKQNGLTSLAGDQGGGSSSTATVPPAPVESEERTSNEVRVASVEREREPDAMAVDEVGDNQNQQDKSAVDDAAAT, encoded by the exons ATggctatggcggcggcggtcgccaAGAGGTGCATGAACCCGGCCTGCGGCGCGCCCGCCACGGGAGCCGGAGGGGACTGGAGGAAGGGCTGGCCGCTGCGATCCGGCGCCTTCGCCCTGCTCTGCGACAAGTGCGG GTTGGCATATGAGCAGTTTGTATTTTGTGATATATTTCACCAAAAGGAATCAGGATGGAGAGACTGCTCATTTTGTGGGAAG CGTCTCCATTGTGGATGTGTTGCTTCTAAAAACTCTTATGATCTACTTGATAGTGGAGGAGTTCAATGTGTCACTTGCATGAGAAATTCAGCAGCTCAGTCT GCCTCTGGTCAAGTGGTTCCAAAGCTTTTTCCATGTCAAAATAATCCGCACATTTTCAGTAGAAGTGACGAGCTATTGTCTGGTAGAAAATTTGAACAATCACCCTCCCTTGTGTTGGATTCCAGAAATGATGATCTAGCTATTGTAAATAAGAGCAACCACCCATTCATGGTGAAAAGCATAGAGGTTGGGCAAAGCAGTAGCATCTTGAGGCAAAAAGAGATAGAGAATGGTTCAAGgcagatcaaatgggaacagcCAACCCTTAGTATCGGGGACATGGGAATACCTTTCTTAACTAGGTCTCAGAGCGCACTAGAGTCACCCCAATGTACTCGGAGAGATGACAATAAGGATCCAACTACAGATAGCACAACAAGTGAGTCTATTTCAGAGGCATGTCTCAGCATGAGCTTGGGTATTGCTAATAATGGAAACAAGATGGAGGCTACTTCAACAGTGGAAAGACCTATACTATCACCAACGACAGCCATTGCTGAAGGAAGAGAACTTACGACTGCACTATCTCCCTTTCAGCATGCACAAAGGGCTCGGCATTTCCTGACCAGACCACCAAGGGTTGGTGAAGGTGCTGTTTTTGATCCAACGAGAGATATTTTTCCACATCTTCGTGTTGCTAGACCTCCCGCTGAGGGAAGGGGCCGCAATCAATTACTTCCACGGTATTGGCCAAGAATAACAAACCATGAGCTGCTACAGATATCTGGAGA TTCAAATTCCACAATCGTTCCATTGTTTGAGAAGGTCCTGAGTGCGAGTGATGCAGGCCGCATAGGGCGCCTTGTTCTTCCAAAAGCCTGTGCTGAG GCATATTTCCCCCCAATTTCTCAACCAGAAGGTCGCCCCTTGACAATTCAAGATGCAAGAGGAAAAGAATGGCATTTTCAGTTTAGGTTTTGGCCAAATAATAACAGCCGCATGTATGTCTTGGAGGGTGTTACACCATGCATACAGTCCTTGCAATTACAAGCTGGTGATACAG TGACCTTTAGTCGGATAGAACCTGGAGGGAAACTTGTTATGGGCTTCCGGAAGGCAACAAATACTGTCAGTCTGCCA GACTCACAGATCTCAGCTATTGCGAATGGTTCCCTTCTCAGCGAGACACTCTTTTCTACTGCAAATGACAACTTAGGAGTAGTAAGTGGTTATCCTGGATTTCTTCAGTCAATAAAGGGGAATGCAGATCTTCATCCAAGCTCTCTATATGATCATCATATGAACTCAGCTGATGGGGATGTTAGTTGGCTTAAGGCAGATAAATTCGGTAGCAGGCCAGATGAGGGGTCTTTGCAGTTTTTACAAAAACGAAGTCGCAATATTGGTTCCAAAAGCAGGAGGTTCCTAATTGATGCTGAAGATGCCATGGAACTAAAGCTTACCTGGGAGGAGGCTCAAGAGTTGTTGCGTCCTGCTCCCACTTCAAAACCAACTATTGTGATGATTGAGGACTATGAATTCGAAGAGTATGAT GAACCCcctgtctttgcaaagagatcaATTTTCACCATCCGTGCAACAGG GGAACAAGATCAATGGATTCAATGTGACAATTGCTCGAAATGGCGTCGGTTGCCTCTTACTGTTGTTATTGCTTCCAAATGGACATGCACTGAAAACTCATGGGACCCAAAAAG TTGCTCCTGTTCTGCGCCTGAAGAATTGACCCCAAAAGAGTTGCAAAGTGTTCTGCAGCAGTATGAAG AAATGAGGAGGCGAAAGGGCAACTACGGTCTGAAGCTGAATGTGGCGGAAATGGATGCATCCAACCTTGATGCCTTGGCCACTGCTGCGGTGTTTGGTGATGTCGGGAACCAAGGTACAGCTTCAGTCGCGACAACCACAAAGCACCCCCGGCACCGCCCGGGCTGCACATGCATCGTGTGCATTCAGCCACCCAGCGGCAAGGGCCCCAAGCACAACCCTTCGTGCACATGCAACGTCTGCATGACCGTCAGGCGTCGATTCAAGACGCTGATGATGCGGAAGAAGCAACGGCAATCGGAGcgagaggaggccgaggcgagcAAGAAGGTCGCCTGGATGAACAGAGACGAGCCCGAGGGGAGCAACCTGTCGAGATCCCCGCAGACACTGGACACCACTCGAGACAGCAGTGATGTGGCCATGTTTGACAAGGTGGCCGACATGAACAAGGGGCACATCGACCTCAATTTCCACCCTGCCGTCCGGGACGATCATCAGGGGCAGCACGGCACGCAGCAGCCCCGGCCGGTGAGCATGATGGGCCTGATGGAAGTTGCGAGCCGGCCCCTGGACAACTACATGAAGCAGAACGGCCTGACGAGCCTGGCCGGGGATCAAGGGGGCGGTAGCTCCAGCACGGCCACGGTCCCGCCAGCTCCAGTGGAGAGCGAGGAGCGGACCTCAAACGAGGTCCGTGTCGCGTCGGTGGAGAGGGAGCGGGAACCTGACGCCATGGCTGTCGACGAGGTCGGCGACAACCAGAACCAGCAGGACAAGTCTGCCGTCGACGATGCTGCTGCTACCTGA
- the LOC120694855 gene encoding transcription factor RF2b-like produces MAMPPKPGDPPQRSPGRSPNLNLPYPLPPVPGGAPPQPGGGLPAPRAGHHRRARSEVAFRFPDDLGAGFDEIGSEDDLFSTFMDMDKIAGADRDRAAETSSPPRPAKHRHSASFDGFGMGPAAGGTGGQQDGAGGVFGEVMEAKKAMSSEQLAELAAIDPKRAKRIIANRQSAARSKERKARYITELERKVQTLQTEATTLSAQLTLFQRDTTGLSAENAELKIRLQAMEQQAQLRDALNDALKQEVERLKIATGEMSKSNEPYNMGMQHVTYSPSFFQLSEQHAVQHHGNIQLPPHFQQPPPNVPSHQMLSHPNSISDMMQQDSLGRLQGLDIGKGTVAVKSEAEVVVKSEGSSISAGESNSTF; encoded by the exons ATGGCGATGCCGCCCAAGCCCGGCGACCCGCCGCAGCGCTCGCCGGGGCGGAGCCCCAACCTCAACCTGCCCTACCCGCTCCCGCCTGTTCCgggcggggcgccgccgcagccaggtGGCGGcctgcccgcgccgcgcgcgggccaccaccgccgcgccagATCTGAGGTGGCCTTCCGCTTCCCGGACGACCTGGGCGCCGGCTTCGACGAGATCGGCTCCGAGGACGACCTCTTCTCCACCTTCATGGACATGGACAAGATCGCCGGCGCCGACCGCGACCGCGCCGCCGaaacctcctcgccgccgcgccccgccaagCACCGCCACAGCGCCTCCTTCGACGGCTTCGGAATggggcccgccgccggcgggacgGGGGGCCAGCAGGATGGCGCCGGAGGGGTCTTCGGCGAGGTCATGGAGGCCAAGAAGGCCATGTCCTCCGAGCAGCTCGCCGAGCTCGCAGCCATCGATCCCAAGCGCGCCAAAAG AATCATAGCAAACAGACAATCTGCAGCTCGGTCAAAGGAAAGAAAGGCTCGATATATAACAGAATTAGAGCGGAAGGTTCAAACTCTTCAGACAGAGGCTACTACTCTTTCAGCACAGCTGACACTATTCCAG AGAGACACAACTGGACTTTCTGCGGAAAATGCAGAGCTCAAGATAAGGTTGCAGGCCATGGAGCAGCAGGCTCAGCTGCGTGACG CTTTAAACGACGCACTGAAGCAGGAAGTAGAGAGGCTTAAGATAGCAACGGGTGAGATGTCAAAGTCCAATGAACCATATAATATGGGAATGCAGCATGTCACGTACAGCCCTTCATTCTTCCAGCTCTCAGAGCAACATGCAGTTCAACACCACGGAAATATTCAGCTGCCACCTCATTTCCAACAGCCTCCTCCCAATGTCCCAAGCCACCAAATGCTGTCCCACCCCAATTCCATCTCGGATATGATGCAGCAAGATTCTCTTGGGCGGCTCCAGGGGCTAGACATTGGCAAAGGGACAGTGGCTGTGAAGTCAGAGGCAGAGGTTGTGGTGAAGTCGGAGGGCAGCTCTATATCTGCAGGTgaaagcaatagcaccttctag
- the LOC120694856 gene encoding B3 domain-containing protein Os07g0679700-like isoform X2, with amino-acid sequence MRNSAAQSASGQVVPKLFPCQNNPHIFSRSDELLSGRKFEQSPSLVLDSRNDDLAIVNKSNHPFMVKSIEVGQSSSILRQKEIENGSRQIKWEQPTLSIGDMGIPFLTRSQSALESPQCTRRDDNKDPTTDSTTSESISEACLSMSLGIANNGNKMEATSTVERPILSPTTAIAEGRELTTALSPFQHAQRARHFLTRPPRVGEGAVFDPTRDIFPHLRVARPPAEGRGRNQLLPRYWPRITNHELLQISGDSNSTIVPLFEKVLSASDAGRIGRLVLPKACAEAYFPPISQPEGRPLTIQDARGKEWHFQFRFWPNNNSRMYVLEGVTPCIQSLQLQAGDTVTFSRIEPGGKLVMGFRKATNTVSLPDSQISAIANGSLLSETLFSTANDNLGVVSGYPGFLQSIKGNADLHPSSLYDHHMNSADGDVSWLKADKFGSRPDEGSLQFLQKRSRNIGSKSRRFLIDAEDAMELKLTWEEAQELLRPAPTSKPTIVMIEDYEFEEYDEPPVFAKRSIFTIRATGEQDQWIQCDNCSKWRRLPLTVVIASKWTCTENSWDPKSCSCSAPEELTPKELQSVLQQYEEMRRRKGNYGLKLNVAEMDASNLDALATAAVFGDVGNQGTASVATTTKHPRHRPGCTCIVCIQPPSGKGPKHNPSCTCNVCMTVRRRFKTLMMRKKQRQSEREEAEASKKVAWMNRDEPEGSNLSRSPQTLDTTRDSSDVAMFDKVADMNKGHIDLNFHPAVRDDHQGQHGTQQPRPVSMMGLMEVASRPLDNYMKQNGLTSLAGDQGGGSSSTATVPPAPVESEERTSNEVRVASVEREREPDAMAVDEVGDNQNQQDKSAVDDAAAT; translated from the exons ATGAGAAATTCAGCAGCTCAGTCT GCCTCTGGTCAAGTGGTTCCAAAGCTTTTTCCATGTCAAAATAATCCGCACATTTTCAGTAGAAGTGACGAGCTATTGTCTGGTAGAAAATTTGAACAATCACCCTCCCTTGTGTTGGATTCCAGAAATGATGATCTAGCTATTGTAAATAAGAGCAACCACCCATTCATGGTGAAAAGCATAGAGGTTGGGCAAAGCAGTAGCATCTTGAGGCAAAAAGAGATAGAGAATGGTTCAAGgcagatcaaatgggaacagcCAACCCTTAGTATCGGGGACATGGGAATACCTTTCTTAACTAGGTCTCAGAGCGCACTAGAGTCACCCCAATGTACTCGGAGAGATGACAATAAGGATCCAACTACAGATAGCACAACAAGTGAGTCTATTTCAGAGGCATGTCTCAGCATGAGCTTGGGTATTGCTAATAATGGAAACAAGATGGAGGCTACTTCAACAGTGGAAAGACCTATACTATCACCAACGACAGCCATTGCTGAAGGAAGAGAACTTACGACTGCACTATCTCCCTTTCAGCATGCACAAAGGGCTCGGCATTTCCTGACCAGACCACCAAGGGTTGGTGAAGGTGCTGTTTTTGATCCAACGAGAGATATTTTTCCACATCTTCGTGTTGCTAGACCTCCCGCTGAGGGAAGGGGCCGCAATCAATTACTTCCACGGTATTGGCCAAGAATAACAAACCATGAGCTGCTACAGATATCTGGAGA TTCAAATTCCACAATCGTTCCATTGTTTGAGAAGGTCCTGAGTGCGAGTGATGCAGGCCGCATAGGGCGCCTTGTTCTTCCAAAAGCCTGTGCTGAG GCATATTTCCCCCCAATTTCTCAACCAGAAGGTCGCCCCTTGACAATTCAAGATGCAAGAGGAAAAGAATGGCATTTTCAGTTTAGGTTTTGGCCAAATAATAACAGCCGCATGTATGTCTTGGAGGGTGTTACACCATGCATACAGTCCTTGCAATTACAAGCTGGTGATACAG TGACCTTTAGTCGGATAGAACCTGGAGGGAAACTTGTTATGGGCTTCCGGAAGGCAACAAATACTGTCAGTCTGCCA GACTCACAGATCTCAGCTATTGCGAATGGTTCCCTTCTCAGCGAGACACTCTTTTCTACTGCAAATGACAACTTAGGAGTAGTAAGTGGTTATCCTGGATTTCTTCAGTCAATAAAGGGGAATGCAGATCTTCATCCAAGCTCTCTATATGATCATCATATGAACTCAGCTGATGGGGATGTTAGTTGGCTTAAGGCAGATAAATTCGGTAGCAGGCCAGATGAGGGGTCTTTGCAGTTTTTACAAAAACGAAGTCGCAATATTGGTTCCAAAAGCAGGAGGTTCCTAATTGATGCTGAAGATGCCATGGAACTAAAGCTTACCTGGGAGGAGGCTCAAGAGTTGTTGCGTCCTGCTCCCACTTCAAAACCAACTATTGTGATGATTGAGGACTATGAATTCGAAGAGTATGAT GAACCCcctgtctttgcaaagagatcaATTTTCACCATCCGTGCAACAGG GGAACAAGATCAATGGATTCAATGTGACAATTGCTCGAAATGGCGTCGGTTGCCTCTTACTGTTGTTATTGCTTCCAAATGGACATGCACTGAAAACTCATGGGACCCAAAAAG TTGCTCCTGTTCTGCGCCTGAAGAATTGACCCCAAAAGAGTTGCAAAGTGTTCTGCAGCAGTATGAAG AAATGAGGAGGCGAAAGGGCAACTACGGTCTGAAGCTGAATGTGGCGGAAATGGATGCATCCAACCTTGATGCCTTGGCCACTGCTGCGGTGTTTGGTGATGTCGGGAACCAAGGTACAGCTTCAGTCGCGACAACCACAAAGCACCCCCGGCACCGCCCGGGCTGCACATGCATCGTGTGCATTCAGCCACCCAGCGGCAAGGGCCCCAAGCACAACCCTTCGTGCACATGCAACGTCTGCATGACCGTCAGGCGTCGATTCAAGACGCTGATGATGCGGAAGAAGCAACGGCAATCGGAGcgagaggaggccgaggcgagcAAGAAGGTCGCCTGGATGAACAGAGACGAGCCCGAGGGGAGCAACCTGTCGAGATCCCCGCAGACACTGGACACCACTCGAGACAGCAGTGATGTGGCCATGTTTGACAAGGTGGCCGACATGAACAAGGGGCACATCGACCTCAATTTCCACCCTGCCGTCCGGGACGATCATCAGGGGCAGCACGGCACGCAGCAGCCCCGGCCGGTGAGCATGATGGGCCTGATGGAAGTTGCGAGCCGGCCCCTGGACAACTACATGAAGCAGAACGGCCTGACGAGCCTGGCCGGGGATCAAGGGGGCGGTAGCTCCAGCACGGCCACGGTCCCGCCAGCTCCAGTGGAGAGCGAGGAGCGGACCTCAAACGAGGTCCGTGTCGCGTCGGTGGAGAGGGAGCGGGAACCTGACGCCATGGCTGTCGACGAGGTCGGCGACAACCAGAACCAGCAGGACAAGTCTGCCGTCGACGATGCTGCTGCTACCTGA